Proteins from a genomic interval of Piscinibacter sp. HJYY11:
- a CDS encoding ABC transporter ATP-binding protein has product MTTPMTHKRPLISLRNVRKVWNPDTPKALTAIDGLSFDVAPGEFVVLLGPSGCGKSSLLYMVAGLESATDGELECDSLPITGPGTDRGMIFQEASLYPWLTIADNVTFGLKLQGVFPEKRRRIAQELLLKVGLADAADKRPDELSGGMRQRAALARALAMRPKVLMMDEPFAALDIQTRAKMQGHLLEVWRASGASVLLVTHSIEEALALADRIVVFTARPGRIKEIVPVDLPRPRSMRDPQVIALQQRLADLLADEVDRAFLEQEAAV; this is encoded by the coding sequence ATGACCACCCCCATGACCCACAAGCGCCCCCTCATCAGCCTGCGCAACGTGCGCAAGGTCTGGAACCCCGACACGCCGAAAGCACTCACCGCGATCGACGGCCTGTCGTTCGACGTGGCGCCGGGCGAATTCGTCGTGCTGCTGGGCCCCTCGGGCTGCGGCAAGAGCAGCCTGCTCTACATGGTGGCCGGGCTCGAATCGGCCACCGACGGCGAGCTCGAGTGCGACAGCCTGCCCATCACCGGCCCGGGTACCGACCGCGGCATGATCTTCCAGGAAGCCTCGCTCTACCCGTGGCTCACGATCGCCGACAACGTGACCTTCGGCCTCAAGCTGCAGGGCGTGTTCCCCGAGAAGCGCCGGCGCATCGCGCAGGAGCTGCTGCTCAAGGTGGGCCTGGCCGACGCCGCCGACAAGCGGCCCGACGAGCTCTCGGGCGGCATGCGGCAACGTGCGGCGCTCGCCCGCGCCCTCGCCATGCGGCCCAAGGTGCTGATGATGGACGAGCCATTTGCGGCGCTCGACATCCAGACGCGCGCCAAGATGCAGGGCCACCTGCTCGAAGTCTGGCGGGCCAGCGGCGCGAGCGTGCTGCTGGTCACCCACTCCATCGAGGAGGCGCTGGCGCTGGCCGACCGCATCGTGGTGTTCACCGCGAGGCCCGGCCGCATCAAGGAGATCGTGCCGGTCGACCTGCCACGGCCGCGCTCGATGCGCGACCCGCAGGTGATCGCGCTGCAGCAGCGCCTGGCCGACCTGCTCGCCGACGAAGTGGACCGCGCCTTCCTCGAGCAGGAAGCCGCGGTCTGA
- a CDS encoding ABC transporter permease: protein MSALPMTGLDSTGDRPAPRPPSPASATRQKALAVLRRVLWWLASVGTFVAIWEFCWWQGLADPLMLPPPHMFLADLPEQFKFFDPAGARSLEEDGGGLLSVLIVMAWTSMRVVLGLAIGFVGAVGVGVAIRYFPIFGKLTLPTITLLTPISPVAWLPVAIFIFGIGNVPAIFLVFISVFFIIVLSTLSQIDSVPAAYVHVARIMGANKHQLFRHVILPTILPSLFMTLRLNLFAAWMVVLIAEAVGVGSGLGQIVMMARNTFNASLVFFTMTLIGLLGFAFDRGLLWVQQRVLWWVGPSAVGGK from the coding sequence ATGTCTGCGCTGCCCATGACCGGCCTCGACTCCACCGGGGACCGGCCGGCCCCCCGCCCCCCGAGCCCCGCCTCGGCCACCCGCCAGAAGGCACTCGCCGTCCTGCGGCGCGTGCTGTGGTGGCTGGCCTCGGTGGGCACCTTCGTCGCCATCTGGGAGTTCTGCTGGTGGCAAGGCCTGGCCGACCCGCTGATGCTGCCGCCACCGCACATGTTCCTGGCCGACCTGCCCGAGCAGTTCAAGTTCTTCGACCCGGCCGGCGCGCGCAGCCTGGAAGAAGACGGCGGCGGCCTGTTGTCGGTGCTGATCGTGATGGCCTGGACCTCGATGCGCGTGGTGCTCGGTCTCGCGATCGGCTTCGTGGGCGCCGTGGGCGTGGGGGTGGCGATCCGCTATTTCCCCATCTTCGGCAAGCTCACGCTGCCCACGATCACGCTGCTCACGCCGATCTCGCCGGTGGCCTGGCTGCCTGTGGCGATCTTCATCTTCGGCATCGGCAACGTGCCGGCGATCTTCCTCGTCTTCATCTCGGTGTTCTTCATCATCGTGCTGTCGACGCTCTCGCAGATCGACTCGGTGCCGGCGGCCTATGTGCACGTGGCCCGCATCATGGGAGCCAACAAGCACCAGCTCTTCCGACACGTCATCCTGCCGACCATCCTGCCGTCACTCTTCATGACGCTGCGGCTGAACCTGTTTGCCGCCTGGATGGTGGTGCTGATCGCCGAAGCGGTGGGCGTGGGCTCGGGCCTCGGCCAGATCGTGATGATGGCGCGCAACACCTTCAACGCGAGCCTGGTGTTCTTCACCATGACGCTGATCGGCCTCTTGGGCTTCGCGTTCGACCGCGGCCTCCTGTGGGTGCAGCAGCGGGTGTTGTGGTGGGTCGGCCCTTCAGCAGTGGGAGGCAAATGA
- a CDS encoding ABC transporter substrate-binding protein, whose translation MFERVSSPSSSLTSRRSFLKSSSIAGASIALPAGLASTLMPGLASAQAQTVIKATHGSGLCNLAFFLAKKRELSKADGVTLDFVITPTNADIATLFGAGQVDMSVIPYSNFLTLYDAGAPVKIVAGAGVDGCILVAREGIKSAADLKGKSLGTFQADTLEVLPYDYLKKAGLSFKDVKVRYFNTSPEMAQAYNAGAVDAICHIEPYATQCLTARKGSTILSDGSDIYGKHYSDCVLAVRTPLIEKNPKAVKAVIKAMMVAQSQAEADPEAALRDTVGSFYKTSMEAAKLAASKQPIMIDQRKNTQFILDRAQSMKELGYVKKLAPRAAIDWTLLDQVIAENQSLYAGLKLKTTA comes from the coding sequence ATGTTTGAGCGTGTCAGCAGCCCCTCTTCTTCCCTCACCTCCCGTCGCAGCTTCCTCAAGAGCAGCAGCATCGCCGGCGCGAGCATCGCGTTGCCGGCCGGCCTGGCCAGCACCCTGATGCCGGGACTCGCCAGCGCACAGGCGCAGACCGTCATCAAGGCCACCCACGGCTCGGGCCTGTGCAACCTGGCCTTCTTCCTCGCCAAGAAGCGCGAGCTCTCCAAGGCCGACGGCGTCACGCTCGACTTCGTGATCACGCCCACCAATGCCGACATCGCCACGCTCTTCGGCGCGGGCCAGGTCGACATGTCGGTGATCCCGTATTCGAACTTCCTCACGCTGTACGACGCCGGTGCACCGGTGAAGATCGTGGCCGGCGCGGGCGTCGACGGTTGCATCCTCGTCGCACGCGAAGGCATCAAGAGCGCGGCCGACCTGAAGGGCAAGTCGCTTGGCACCTTCCAGGCCGACACGCTCGAAGTGCTGCCCTACGACTACCTCAAGAAGGCCGGCCTCTCGTTCAAGGACGTGAAGGTTCGCTACTTCAACACCTCGCCCGAGATGGCGCAGGCCTACAACGCCGGCGCGGTCGACGCCATCTGCCACATCGAGCCCTACGCCACGCAGTGCCTCACCGCGCGCAAGGGCTCGACCATCCTCAGCGACGGCAGCGACATCTACGGCAAGCACTACTCCGACTGCGTGCTTGCCGTGCGCACGCCGCTGATCGAGAAGAACCCGAAGGCGGTGAAGGCCGTCATCAAGGCCATGATGGTCGCGCAGAGCCAGGCCGAGGCCGACCCCGAAGCCGCGCTGAGAGACACGGTGGGCTCCTTCTACAAGACCTCGATGGAAGCCGCCAAGCTCGCCGCGAGCAAGCAGCCCATCATGATCGACCAGCGCAAGAACACGCAGTTCATCCTCGACCGCGCACAGTCGATGAAGGAACTGGGCTACGTGAAGAAGCTCGCGCCGCGCGCCGCCATCGACTGGACGCTGCTCGACCAGGTCATCGCCGAGAACCAGAGCCTGTACGCCGGCCTCAAGCTCAAGACCACGGCCTGA
- a CDS encoding amidase, with product MNAPHTWTARECAQRVAARELSTVEVARHFIERVVQLNPALNAIVQFDAEAVMAEARLVDRRLAAGESLPMAGVPVTIKDNLWVEGRNVTQGSRLFADFVAPRDAWVVSRLRELGAVVLGITNCSEFACKGVTENLVYGPTRHPIDNTLTPGGSSGGAVSALAAGLGLLALGTDAGGSIRRPAAHCGLVGHKPSQGVIPHPWGFAEPNYGVSVIGLAARNAGDCAWLLDHLSGFDNGDPSAPSLGVALHAHAATAIEPPRELRIAWSPQLGVGYAIDADVLAALTARVHALREAGWSVAEADPPWPDGIREYPLAALQHAGLHTLYGDALTTRRHDIDPDLAAQIDAGASITPDEVARVLRLRERIVASLSRFFDAYDLLLCPTAPVTAWPLGQIGPPVIGRAPAGPRGHAAFTPLFNYCGVPASSVPAGLVRGLPVGLQVVGPRFEDARVLQMAALVERLR from the coding sequence ATGAATGCACCGCACACCTGGACCGCCCGCGAATGCGCCCAGCGCGTGGCGGCGCGCGAGCTGAGCACCGTCGAGGTGGCGCGCCATTTCATCGAGCGTGTGGTGCAACTCAACCCCGCGCTCAATGCCATCGTTCAGTTCGACGCCGAGGCGGTGATGGCCGAAGCACGCCTCGTCGACCGCCGACTGGCAGCGGGCGAGTCGCTGCCCATGGCCGGCGTGCCGGTCACCATCAAGGACAACCTCTGGGTCGAAGGCCGCAACGTCACGCAGGGCTCGCGCCTCTTCGCCGACTTCGTCGCACCACGCGATGCGTGGGTGGTCAGCCGTTTGCGCGAGCTGGGCGCCGTCGTGCTCGGCATCACCAACTGCTCCGAGTTCGCCTGCAAGGGCGTGACCGAGAACCTCGTCTACGGCCCCACCCGCCACCCGATCGACAACACGCTCACGCCCGGCGGCTCGTCGGGCGGTGCGGTGTCGGCGCTCGCGGCGGGCCTCGGCCTGCTGGCCCTCGGCACCGATGCCGGCGGCTCCATCCGCCGGCCCGCGGCGCACTGTGGCCTGGTCGGGCACAAGCCCTCGCAGGGCGTGATCCCGCACCCCTGGGGCTTCGCCGAGCCGAACTACGGCGTGTCGGTGATCGGCCTCGCCGCGCGCAACGCGGGTGATTGCGCGTGGCTGCTCGATCACCTCTCGGGCTTCGACAACGGCGACCCGAGCGCCCCGTCGTTGGGCGTCGCGCTCCATGCGCATGCGGCCACCGCCATCGAACCGCCACGCGAGCTGCGGATCGCCTGGAGCCCGCAGCTTGGTGTCGGCTATGCCATCGACGCCGACGTGCTGGCCGCGCTCACCGCCCGGGTGCACGCCTTGCGCGAAGCCGGCTGGTCGGTGGCCGAGGCTGATCCGCCGTGGCCAGACGGCATCCGCGAATACCCGCTCGCCGCCTTGCAGCACGCCGGCCTGCACACGCTCTACGGCGATGCACTGACAACGCGCCGCCACGACATCGACCCCGACCTCGCCGCGCAGATCGATGCCGGTGCATCGATCACGCCCGACGAAGTGGCCCGCGTGCTGCGCCTGCGCGAACGCATCGTCGCCAGCCTCTCGCGCTTCTTTGACGCCTACGACCTCCTGCTCTGCCCCACCGCCCCGGTGACCGCCTGGCCGCTCGGCCAGATCGGCCCGCCGGTCATCGGCCGTGCACCCGCCGGCCCGCGAGGCCACGCCGCCTTCACCCCGCTCTTCAACTACTGCGGCGTGCCCGCGAGCTCGGTGCCCGCCGGTCTCGTGCGCGGCCTGCCGGTCGGCCTTCAGGTCGTCGGGCCGCGCTTCGAAGACGCGCGCGTGCTGCAGATGGCCGCCCTCGTGGAGCGCCTGCGGTGA
- a CDS encoding aspartate/glutamate racemase family protein yields the protein MKLLLLNPNTTQAVTDAVLVAARAVARPGTELKAVTGRFGPVVIGSRAENALAQHSVLQLAAEHAHDCDAVVLAVSLDTGLWACRELLKVPVTGMTEAGLLAGCSVATRIGLITYGRRMGPLYREIAEGYGLASRLAGIATLDLTPQQTFSEPQAVRDAVLTAARQLVQHEGAEAVLLAGAAMAAMAADLQPEVDVPLLDGVACAVALAEAHVSLKFPKARSGSVSGTGGREVRGVSPELANLFAQRP from the coding sequence ATGAAGCTACTGCTCCTCAACCCGAACACCACGCAGGCCGTGACCGATGCGGTGCTGGTGGCCGCACGCGCCGTCGCCCGGCCCGGCACCGAGCTGAAGGCGGTGACAGGCCGCTTCGGCCCGGTGGTGATCGGCTCGCGCGCCGAGAACGCCCTCGCGCAGCACAGCGTGCTGCAACTCGCCGCCGAGCATGCGCACGACTGCGACGCCGTGGTGCTGGCCGTCTCGCTCGACACCGGCCTGTGGGCCTGCCGTGAGCTGCTGAAGGTGCCGGTGACCGGCATGACCGAGGCCGGCCTGCTCGCGGGCTGCAGCGTGGCGACCCGCATCGGCCTCATCACCTATGGCCGTCGCATGGGGCCGCTCTATCGCGAGATCGCCGAGGGCTACGGGCTCGCCTCACGCCTGGCCGGCATCGCCACGCTGGACCTCACGCCGCAACAGACCTTCAGCGAGCCGCAGGCGGTGCGCGATGCAGTGCTCACCGCGGCACGGCAGCTGGTGCAACACGAGGGCGCCGAGGCGGTGCTGCTCGCAGGCGCCGCCATGGCCGCGATGGCCGCCGACCTGCAGCCCGAAGTCGACGTGCCCCTGCTCGATGGCGTGGCCTGCGCGGTGGCGCTCGCCGAAGCACACGTGAGCCTCAAGTTTCCGAAGGCCCGCAGCGGCAGCGTGTCGGGCACCGGTGGGCGCGAGGTACGCGGTGTGTCGCCCGAACTGGCGAACCTGTTCGCACAACGGCCATGA
- a CDS encoding amidohydrolase family protein, protein MTPRRTLLRGALALVGDELSFDRQPRDVLVAEGRILAIEPAGRIEHADELIELPRRLLAPGLVNGHQHSHEHFQRGRTENLPLELWMHLVRTRIPVKLTPRQVYLRTMIGAIESLRTGCTTLVDDLALGPAIARDQIDAALQAYDDAGIRALVGFAMMDTPIVDNFPFVDELVPAALLAELRATPRPSTDAQVALVRELAAVRHPHQQRVGVLVSASAPQRCTDDYLKRLRALADELALPVITHVQETRLQVVTGQLFHGCTLVEHLQRIGFLKPATSLIHAVWLNPREIAALSESGATAQHNPWSNLLLGSGVQPVRELLDAGVNVSLGSDGSCSTVTTNMLQTVGSAAGLSKLRGDEPSRWLSAREAWHAGTLAGGRALGFGDSLGSLRVGARADLVGYRLDSVSFTPLNDPLRQLAYAERGAGVDFVMVDGEVAMRGQRLTRIDEAALLAEIEHEFHGLADRYREAEASTAPVLAAMEAIYRRSLTLPVAGDTFAARLAPFNPA, encoded by the coding sequence ATGACACCGCGCCGGACCCTCCTGCGTGGCGCGCTGGCGCTCGTCGGCGATGAGCTGAGCTTTGACCGCCAGCCGCGCGACGTGCTGGTCGCGGAGGGGCGAATCCTGGCCATCGAGCCTGCCGGCCGCATCGAGCACGCCGACGAGCTGATCGAGCTGCCCCGGCGCCTGCTCGCGCCCGGCCTCGTCAACGGCCACCAGCATTCGCACGAGCACTTCCAGCGCGGCCGCACCGAGAACCTGCCGCTGGAGCTGTGGATGCACCTGGTGCGCACGCGCATCCCGGTGAAGCTGACGCCGCGGCAGGTGTACCTGCGCACGATGATCGGCGCCATCGAAAGCCTGCGCACCGGTTGCACCACCCTGGTCGACGACCTGGCGCTCGGCCCCGCCATCGCCCGCGACCAGATCGACGCCGCGCTGCAGGCGTATGACGACGCCGGCATCCGTGCGCTGGTGGGCTTCGCGATGATGGACACGCCCATCGTCGACAACTTCCCCTTCGTCGACGAGCTGGTGCCGGCCGCGCTGCTGGCCGAGCTGCGCGCCACACCGCGGCCGAGCACCGATGCGCAAGTCGCACTCGTTCGCGAGCTGGCTGCCGTGCGTCACCCGCATCAGCAGCGCGTGGGGGTGCTGGTCTCGGCCTCGGCCCCTCAGCGTTGCACCGACGACTACCTCAAACGGCTGCGCGCGTTGGCCGACGAGCTGGCGCTGCCGGTCATCACCCACGTGCAGGAGACCCGCCTGCAGGTGGTGACCGGCCAGCTCTTCCACGGCTGCACGCTCGTCGAGCACCTGCAGCGCATCGGCTTCCTCAAGCCCGCGACGAGCCTCATCCACGCGGTGTGGCTCAACCCGCGCGAGATCGCCGCGCTGTCCGAGAGCGGCGCCACCGCGCAGCACAACCCGTGGAGCAACCTGCTGCTGGGCTCGGGCGTGCAGCCGGTGCGCGAGCTGCTCGACGCGGGCGTCAACGTGAGCCTCGGCTCCGATGGCTCCTGCTCCACCGTCACCACCAACATGCTGCAGACGGTGGGCAGCGCGGCTGGCCTCTCCAAGCTGCGTGGCGACGAGCCCTCGCGCTGGCTGAGCGCCCGCGAAGCCTGGCACGCCGGCACGCTGGCCGGTGGGCGTGCGCTTGGGTTTGGGGACTCGCTCGGCAGCCTGCGGGTCGGCGCGCGTGCCGACCTGGTCGGCTACCGGCTCGACAGCGTGAGCTTCACGCCGCTCAACGATCCGTTGCGCCAGCTCGCGTATGCGGAGCGCGGCGCAGGGGTCGACTTCGTGATGGTCGACGGCGAGGTGGCGATGCGCGGACAGCGCCTCACGCGCATTGACGAAGCAGCGCTGCTGGCCGAGATCGAGCACGAGTTCCACGGCCTGGCCGATCGTTACCGCGAGGCCGAGGCCTCGACCGCGCCGGTGCTGGCGGCGATGGAGGCCATCTACCGCCGCTCGCTCACGTTGCCGGTGGCCGGCGACACCTTCGCAGCACGGCTCGCACCGTTCAACCCCGCATGA
- a CDS encoding GntR family transcriptional regulator, translating to MPAHKAARKSVAAPATTPPLPSGAVVRGAIYDRILQAVLEHRLPPGTKLVEDRLAELFDTSRAQVRDVLARLADEGVVTTIPNRGAFIASPTPEETREVFEARRLIEPALVRRFIAQRDDAAVERLRALVLEEQQARTRQDRPTMVRLSGEFHIRLAEYAGNRMLERSMRALASLTCLAIFLYDAPHATACREDEHELLLNAIARRRADRAAELMLEHLAHIEASLDLRVPRDEAVDLAAALMPR from the coding sequence ATGCCTGCACACAAAGCCGCTCGCAAGAGCGTTGCCGCCCCTGCTACGACCCCGCCATTGCCGAGCGGCGCCGTCGTGCGTGGCGCCATCTACGACCGCATCCTCCAGGCGGTGCTCGAGCACCGCCTGCCGCCGGGCACCAAGCTCGTGGAAGACCGGCTGGCCGAACTCTTCGACACCAGCCGCGCGCAGGTGCGCGACGTGTTGGCGCGCCTGGCCGACGAGGGCGTGGTCACGACCATCCCGAACCGGGGGGCGTTCATCGCCTCGCCCACGCCGGAAGAAACGCGCGAGGTCTTCGAGGCGCGTCGCCTGATCGAGCCGGCGCTGGTGCGCCGCTTCATCGCCCAGCGCGACGACGCCGCGGTGGAGAGGTTGCGTGCCCTCGTTCTCGAGGAGCAGCAGGCGCGCACGCGGCAGGACCGGCCGACCATGGTGCGCCTGTCGGGCGAGTTCCACATCCGCCTGGCCGAATACGCCGGCAACCGCATGCTCGAGCGCAGCATGCGGGCGCTGGCCTCGCTCACCTGCCTGGCGATCTTTCTCTACGACGCGCCGCACGCCACCGCCTGCCGTGAAGACGAGCACGAGCTGCTGCTCAATGCCATCGCCCGCCGGCGCGCCGACCGGGCCGCCGAGCTGATGCTGGAGCACCTGGCCCACATCGAGGCCTCGCTCGACCTTCGCGTGCCGCGCGACGAGGCCGTCGACTTGGCCGCTGCGCTCATGCCACGCTGA
- a CDS encoding aspartate/glutamate racemase family protein, translating into MKRVLLGMLTPSSNTALEPITSAMLAGLPEVSAHFGRFRVTEISLKPQALGQFDMAPILEAARLLADARVDVIAWNGTSSGWLGFGADVALCQHIEAEVGIRCCTSVLALNEIMEKTQRKRFGLVTPYLHDVQSAIVANYARSGFDCVAEQHLNQSVNFSFSEVTPEQLTGMAREVAKAKPQCLTTFCTNLRAAHLAPALEAELGIPVYDTVSTAVWKSLRMCGVDTRRVKGWGSLFEEEIA; encoded by the coding sequence ATGAAGCGCGTTCTGCTGGGGATGCTGACCCCGTCTTCCAACACCGCGCTGGAGCCGATCACCTCGGCCATGCTGGCCGGTCTGCCCGAGGTGAGCGCGCATTTCGGGCGCTTCCGCGTCACCGAGATCTCGCTCAAGCCGCAAGCCTTGGGCCAGTTCGACATGGCGCCCATCCTCGAGGCGGCGCGCCTGCTGGCCGATGCGCGTGTCGATGTGATTGCGTGGAACGGCACCTCGTCGGGCTGGCTCGGCTTCGGCGCCGACGTGGCGCTGTGCCAGCACATCGAAGCAGAGGTGGGCATCCGCTGCTGCACCTCGGTGCTGGCGCTCAACGAGATCATGGAGAAGACGCAGCGCAAGCGCTTCGGCCTCGTCACGCCCTACCTGCACGACGTTCAGTCGGCGATCGTGGCCAACTACGCGAGGAGCGGTTTCGACTGCGTGGCCGAGCAGCACCTGAACCAGAGCGTGAACTTCAGCTTCTCGGAGGTGACGCCCGAGCAGCTCACCGGCATGGCGCGAGAAGTCGCGAAGGCGAAGCCGCAGTGCCTCACCACCTTCTGCACCAACCTGCGGGCCGCCCACCTGGCGCCGGCGCTCGAAGCCGAGCTCGGCATTCCGGTCTATGACACTGTGAGCACCGCCGTGTGGAAGTCGCTGCGCATGTGCGGCGTGGACACGCGACGCGTGAAGGGTTGGGGCAGCTTGTTCGAGGAGGAGATCGCATGA
- the hydA gene encoding dihydropyrimidinase, with product MSTPFDLIVRNAQAATAADLFRCDIGITGGRITALGESLQAGPNTREIDAAGRFVTPGGVDSHCHIDQPMLPPVRMADDFETGTRSAACGGTTTVIPFAAQQKGQGVQAAVDDYHRRAEGKASIDYAFHLIVSDPTPTVMNEELPALIDRGYTSFKLYMTYEDMKLDDRQILELLEVARLHGAMVMVHAENTDAITYLTERLLAVGKTAPRFHGLSRPSPVEREATHRAITLAELVDVPILLVHVSGAEAVEQIRWARGKGLNVFAETCPQYLFLTQDDLGLPGFHGARCVCSPPPRDKANQQVIWDGLADGLFTVLSSDHAPFNYDNDAGGKRLGGKEPEFPYIPNGVPGIETRMGLLFSEGVLTGRLTLQQFVALTATNAARLYGLYPRKGTIAVGSDADLVIWDTGTPYTIRNEALHHAADYTPYEGRELQAWPAMTLLRGEVVWDGQRFLGRAGAGQFLHCERPEAARPRPREQSWRRWVELEP from the coding sequence ATGAGCACCCCCTTCGACCTGATCGTGCGCAATGCGCAGGCGGCCACCGCGGCCGACCTGTTCCGCTGCGATATCGGCATCACCGGCGGCCGCATCACCGCGCTGGGCGAAAGCCTGCAGGCGGGACCCAACACCCGCGAGATCGATGCGGCCGGCCGCTTCGTCACCCCCGGCGGTGTCGACTCGCACTGCCACATCGACCAGCCGATGCTGCCGCCCGTGCGCATGGCCGACGACTTCGAGACCGGCACCCGCTCGGCGGCCTGTGGCGGCACCACCACCGTCATCCCCTTCGCGGCGCAACAGAAAGGGCAGGGCGTGCAGGCGGCCGTCGACGACTACCACCGCCGCGCCGAGGGCAAGGCGAGCATCGACTACGCCTTCCACCTGATCGTGAGCGACCCCACGCCGACGGTGATGAACGAAGAACTGCCCGCGCTCATCGACCGCGGCTACACCTCGTTCAAGCTCTACATGACCTACGAGGACATGAAGCTCGACGACCGGCAGATCCTCGAGCTGCTGGAGGTGGCGCGCCTGCACGGCGCGATGGTGATGGTCCACGCGGAGAACACCGACGCCATCACCTACCTCACCGAGCGCCTGCTCGCGGTGGGCAAGACGGCGCCGCGCTTCCACGGCCTGTCGCGGCCCTCGCCGGTGGAGCGCGAGGCCACGCACCGCGCCATCACGCTCGCCGAGCTGGTCGACGTGCCGATCCTGCTGGTGCACGTGTCGGGCGCCGAGGCGGTGGAGCAGATCCGCTGGGCGCGCGGCAAGGGGCTCAACGTGTTTGCCGAGACGTGCCCGCAGTACCTCTTCCTCACGCAGGACGACCTGGGCCTGCCGGGCTTCCACGGCGCACGTTGCGTGTGCAGCCCGCCGCCGCGCGACAAGGCCAACCAGCAGGTGATCTGGGACGGCCTGGCCGATGGCCTCTTCACCGTGCTCTCGTCGGACCACGCGCCCTTCAACTACGACAACGACGCCGGCGGCAAGCGCCTGGGCGGCAAGGAACCCGAGTTCCCCTACATCCCGAACGGCGTGCCGGGCATCGAGACGCGCATGGGCCTGCTGTTCTCGGAAGGCGTGCTCACCGGGCGCCTGACGCTCCAGCAGTTTGTGGCGCTCACCGCCACCAACGCGGCGCGCCTGTATGGCCTGTACCCGCGCAAGGGCACCATCGCGGTCGGCAGCGACGCCGACCTCGTGATCTGGGACACCGGAACGCCCTACACCATCCGCAACGAGGCGCTGCACCACGCCGCCGACTACACGCCGTACGAAGGACGCGAATTGCAGGCGTGGCCTGCGATGACGCTGCTGCGGGGCGAGGTGGTCTGGGACGGCCAGCGGTTCCTCGGCCGCGCGGGTGCAGGCCAGTTCCTGCACTGCGAGCGGCCGGAGGCGGCTCGCCCACGACCGCGCGAACAGAGCTGGCGGCGCTGGGTGGAACTGGAGCCCTGA
- a CDS encoding MaoC family dehydratase N-terminal domain-containing protein produces the protein MNALAAAVGRHETVRDRLSAAPLAALAATLDREPPQQTVPPLWHWVAFTPKAPASEIGADGHPKRGGFLPALDLPRRMWAGGRIEWHASLHVDEAVERRSTIVHAEEKTGRSGRLAFVTLRHEVHGAGGLALVEEQDIVYREPPRADAVPPTAPTAPADETCARSVVPDPVLLFRYSALTFNAHRIHYDRPYATGVEGYDGLVVHGPLIATLLMDLAQHELGAGDPVRFAFKAVSPLADTSPFSVCGRPDGPGRLALWARAAQGRLAMQADLQFRT, from the coding sequence ATGAACGCGCTGGCGGCGGCGGTGGGCCGCCACGAGACCGTGCGCGACCGGCTTTCGGCCGCGCCGCTCGCGGCGCTGGCCGCGACGCTGGACCGCGAGCCGCCACAACAGACCGTGCCACCCCTGTGGCATTGGGTCGCGTTCACGCCGAAGGCGCCCGCGTCGGAGATCGGCGCCGACGGCCATCCGAAGCGCGGTGGCTTCCTGCCGGCGCTGGACCTGCCGCGCCGCATGTGGGCCGGCGGCCGGATCGAATGGCATGCGTCGTTGCACGTCGACGAAGCGGTCGAGCGCCGCTCGACCATCGTGCATGCCGAGGAGAAAACCGGGCGCAGCGGGCGGCTCGCCTTCGTCACGCTGCGCCATGAGGTGCATGGCGCGGGTGGGCTGGCGCTCGTCGAGGAGCAGGACATCGTCTACCGCGAGCCGCCGCGTGCGGACGCTGTCCCTCCGACTGCGCCGACTGCACCTGCAGATGAGACCTGCGCTCGCAGCGTCGTGCCCGACCCGGTGCTGCTGTTCCGCTATTCGGCGCTGACCTTCAACGCCCACCGCATCCACTACGACCGCCCCTACGCCACCGGCGTGGAAGGCTACGACGGCCTGGTCGTGCATGGTCCACTGATCGCCACCTTGCTGATGGACCTGGCGCAGCACGAGCTCGGCGCCGGCGACCCGGTGCGCTTCGCGTTCAAGGCCGTCAGCCCGCTCGCCGACACATCGCCATTCAGCGTATGCGGTCGACCCGACGGTCCGGGCCGACTGGCGCTGTGGGCTCGCGCTGCACAAGGCCGCCTGGCGATGCAGGCCGACCTGCAGTTCCGCACCTGA